The following is a genomic window from Malus sylvestris chromosome 12, drMalSylv7.2, whole genome shotgun sequence.
ATTAAGGTCCAGGATGCTGCAAGTGCAGTGGTCTCATATCTGCAAAGTTGATAGTTCTACCATTGTCCAGAATAAAAATTGGTCTGTTTTATGGCTAGGCATTTCAGTGCTAGTAGTAGCATTTTATGTTGAATATATCATTCTAGCTCAACAATAGTTAGTTAGACAGTTGAGAATGTGGCTATATAAATTGTTGTCTCATAGTTGTAAATATTCATTCAATCAATACAATTCCTATTCTCTctaaacactctctctctctctagaatctctcttgtttctctctgccttcttcctctttctctgtACAAATCCTTCACCtttgcaatgtagttaacatggtatcagagccaccaggcTTACGCCTTGGATTCTGGTGGTTCCggttttcattagttttcatctttttctagtttttttttttaattttctactCAAATTTTTCATAGAAATTTTGTCAAAGTTCTTCGGTGCTTCCGTGATTGTCCTGTCACTTCTTGGTTGATTTTTCGTTTGggctatgaaaaaaaaaaaaattgtcggtgatatttgaatttttcattTTCCATGCGTAGTCGGTGATTTCAGAAATAAAGTGCATCTGGGTTATCCTCAGAATTTGGTGCTGCTTCGTCGGAGTTCGGATTTTCCTCACGATATGGTTCTGCAACCTCGTGCATGGATCTTGATCCTTCAGGTCAAAATAGAAGTGCTGGGTTTGCTGGGTGCAAGCCATTGGTGGGTTTGAAGCATGTTCTCCCTCAGGAGATGCAGTTTTAATTACCAAAGATGATCTGGAAGGGTACCATGGAACTTACGACGACACTGCTCGGGTTCCATGCCTTTTCGCAATGTAAGCAGAAAGGTCTCACTCTCTGCTCTTTCTGCAGATTTTGGTATGGTTCTCTGCTTCTTCCTTTCATAATGTTTCACTGAACTTGCACTGGATTTGGGTATGGTTATTGAAGTTCTTGGAGTCTAGTTGTTGTTCAAGATTGAAGTTCTTATCAGGTTCTTAATTTTTGGTTTTCACAGTGCACATCATCTATTTGATTAAATGTTTCAGTAAGAAAATGTTTGATTTCTGATCGAAACAGAGGTGAATATCTTCGTTCATATCTTCTCTAGTTGGGGTACAGATTCAAGGTTCGCAGAATGTCAGGTTCTTTTATCTTGCACTCTATGTGTTTGATGGAATGTCGCAGTCAAAGTTCTTTGCTTCAAATTGCATAATTGTTAGAGGCCGATAGCCATAAGTGTTCAAATCATGAAAATTGTAGACAAATGAGGTGTTTGTTGGGATAGAGAGGCCGATAGCCATTTCCCTTTTATGACCCACTTCAGAAAGGCCGATAGCCAGAAGTGTGTGTAAGTTGTTTGTTTCCTCCACAAGGCCGATAGCCGGAGTGAAAAGTTATGTTTCAGATATTGTGTGTTACTCCTTAAAGGCCGATAGCCGGAGTAACGTTCTTGAATAGTTTTTGTTTGTCGTTATTGTGTGCAACTCCATTAAGGCCGATTGCCGGAGTGCAGTTCTTGTTCCCTTTCTTCATTAAAGGCCGATTGCCGAAGAGGGTTGTGTTTCTTGATTTCTGTGATTGTAAAGCTTGTTGTTTGATGACTGTGGATGCTGCTGAAGCATAGATTGTGTTGACTGATGAATGGGAGATTGTTGATTCTGTTGAATACTAGATGGATGTGATTTCACCATAGAAGTGGAGATTGGACAAGTTTTGGGATATATCCTTGCTGCTGTCATGGCTGTTGTGGAACTATCTGCTGCCACAGTTGGATATGATCTGACAGATGTAAACCTGAACCAGTTGGTTGAAAGGGTATTGGTAGCTACAGCGGTGAATCAGTTTGAGGGGCTGAAATTCTTTGGGACGTTGATTGATGAGTATGAAATAACACTGCTCTTGAGTAATTTTTCAATGCTTGCAGCCATGGAGGATTAATTGATGATGGGAGCAGGGCTAGGAGTACATCGACAAGAAGGATTTCATTGTTCTGCAGCATTCATTCAATCTCAACCTGGGGatcccagttgagattgaggggggatgttgaataTATCATTCTAGCTCAACAATAGTTAGTTAGACAGTTGAGAATGTGGCTATATAAACTGTTGTCTCATAGTTGTAAATATTCATTCAATCAATACAATTCCTATTCTCTctaaacactctctctctctagaatctctcttgtttctctctgccttcttcctctttctctgtacaaatccttcatctttgcaatgtagttaacactTTCAAGTATCATTTGTAATAGATCCTTTTCAGATGCACCACCCAATTGGATTTTCTTTCGGCGATCCCTCGCtaatttgagcaacaaagaATCCACCCTCTTTTCTTAAACTCCATACCTTTTTGTTTATTTCCCACCATACCGTACAACTCTTCACCATTTCTACTACCGCACATTAGGGAAAAGTTTAGTAATGCCCATCAACTTATGGCCTATGGGTTATGGTTATGGACTTCATCTAATGTACCTCTATCgactttcaattttgttttgatcTCCCTTGACATTTTAAAACGTGCTTCATATCAAGTCTTACTAAAAGTGGATTTCTCCTGAAAATCTAATTtaccaaatttttttatgaatgtgcCTACTTGCACGTTTGAGGGGCCTCCTTGAACTTAAAGTTTACATATTTGATGGTAACTAGGGAAAAAATGGACAATTTCAAAAGATTACCCTACGAGGAAAAAAGAAACTGTGGGGCTCAAAACCAAATTGAAAGTCCAAGAGCAAATGAATTGTGTAAGGTTCAAAATTCACGAGGCATTactaaaatttaagaaaaacttTAGAATAGACGTGCATCATATATATAGTGAAAAGGGTACATTCTCTATGCCTTAACCTTGTCAAGGAAGAACCATCGACACTAAGATCTTGTTAGAAGCGTTTGTACAACAAAATATTCATGTGAACCAAACTAAAACCAATACTGAAACGAACACATATATACACGTTAAAAGCCAAAATTAATCAGGATATGGATGTTTGTTCAAATGAAGTTTTGCAGTGGGAAATTGCAGCCTGAATTGAGGTTTCTCTTGTATAAAGATATACCTTATTACTATGGTCATCACTTGTAAATCCTTGGTGAATTGGGGAAGACTTAATTGAACTTTGGCAGCTCcttgttcttctttctttgcGACCAATGCCTGTGCTCATGCTAGTTCCTATTGTTTCTAAAACCCCTCTAACTGCGCTCAAGTTTGTCTCCAATAACACTCTGGACTTGTCACCTCCTCCTACTGCTTCTGAAGAGTTCTTGGTCCTGCTGCTTTTCCCTTGCTTCTTTGGAACCAACCATTGAAGAGTACTGCTACTACTCTCCTTCGATTTCTTGTTCTTGCATCGACAATTAATGTTTTGGGATTGATGAGGATCGTCATCGTCACAAGCAACTTGGCGGGGCTTTACAAATGAAGCTACCAGTGCTCCAAGATTCATGGCTCGGAACTTGAAGAGAAACTTCATGAGGCCACCGTTTATTGAGGTTTTGATGTTTGATGCTttccttttttaatttcatatgCAAACACATGCCATATAATAATTAGTCAAAGATATTAAATCTATGTATgatattagtttttgtttttttagttaaattatttatcaaatatCATTCATTTTCCAGCGAAGACCTGGTGTTACGAACTCAAAGAAATTATAAAACTAACACCTTAACACGTATATAAAAACCTCTAAACTTCCAGATATAACTACTACAAATCATAGTTTACACATATATAGGCATATATATTATCTAGCTTCTTTTTACGATTAAGTTATTATTCACTTTTGCAAATCATATTTTGATACATATGcagacaacaacaaaaaaatttatatacacaTATCAAAATAAGATTGACAAAAATGTAAGAACGCTTACTTTCAAGAAAAATGTTCAAGTATCGTAAGTCCTTGTAACACCATGTCCATATGCTATTATGATATGACTGTTACATAATATTATACTAACAAGTACATATATTATAGTTTTGGTGCATAATTTTCAACAAGACTAACTACTATTATAACAAAAACATGGTTTAGTTGTTTCTTAGTATAGCATACCTGCTACGTGCCAGGTCAGCGTCGTCTGCGGGGGTAGGCGACTCTGATGATGACCGGAGACCAAACAGCAGCGTGTTGACTAGCCGGTTGACTCTGGGTAATCTTCCTTTTGCGCTAGTACTTCTGCGGAGCCTTGAAGGCTCATCCAATCCTATCGGATTCCTACAGCTGCCTTCCATGGAAGAAGAGCTCAGAGGGCAAGAATATGACACCGTTGGCGACGACGGAATCTGGTTTACTGGGTGATCAGCTGCCTCAGAGTCGTGATTGGGAGGGAGGTTGGTGGCGGAGAGCTCCGGGAGAAGACTAGACGAAAACGATATGCGCAAGTAATCCGCACGGTCTAGTCCTCCACGACCAAGATCttcatcctcctcctcatcaTCCTCTTGGCTTGATGGTTTAGGGTGATCATGGTGATGGTCAAGTTCTATTTCGATGTAAGATTCATCGTCTTCGTCGTCGTCGTTGGTGAAATGTGAGAGGGAAGAAAAGTTCAAGTCAGACTCGGAGCAGCTGAAGGAGAAACTTCCTCCACGGTTCATGCTTTCCATCGCATGTAGCTGCTAGCTAAGGTCAAACGTTACgtacaatatatatacatatataataattatatatattgggaTCACGGATCATATATATAGAAGAATAATATCAGCATAGagatctatatatatatatatatatatatatatatatatatatatatgatctatTGCATGTGCATGGCGAAGCCAAAGAGAGAGGAGGTTGGAAAGTCTCACTCCCAAATCCACAAATTAAGCAAGGAAATAAAATTTACAAGTAATTAAGAAGGGTCCAAataaggagagattttttagtgtgaccgtcacacgagatggtacaccatgtgtccttatataaatggtgagttatgcgtgttaaaaggttaataacttaaaaattaaaattttccaccacttgcgtaaaaacacgtggtgtaccatccgtgttcccgtcacaattaaaattttctccCAAATAAGTAGAGTAAATTATaactatggtcccttaactttaactcaattggagtaatagtcccttaactaaaaatcaattactattgatccctcaactcatcaaaacgtgtagctatagtccctcaactttaattcaaatggagaaattgtcccttaactttaacccaattgtagcaatggtctttccaacataactcgcTTTAACAAAAGttttgacgtagttgacaaaaatgacaataattacacattttgatgagttgagagaccctAATTGTATAAatgatcattccaacataacttattttgacaaaattttgatgaaaatgattatatctacatattttgataaattgaggaaccaatggtaatgaatttttagttgaatgacTATTGCTTCAATTTGATAAAAGTTTagagaccattgctacaatttactcaaatatATGTACACTAGTGCTATAGCCGGTCACATTTTACAAGTCATCGACGTGGACCGTCCAatttcttgtttaattttgaaaattcaaacccaTGCATATACCAGAAAACGATTGGCGAGTGGTCCAAAAGTTGGTTGATTGTGATCAGTAGATCGATCAGAACCTGACGAATCAATCCACAAATTCATGCAAGTTTAAGTTCTTAGCCCTTGAATTGCTCCTAAAGATTTTAGGTTGTTGTTCACGAGAGATTATGAAAACTACGATGACACCACTTTTTGGTTCGTCAAATAAATGACATAAGAAGAAACCGATTGGAAGCTTTTCTAATCCAACCTGGATTGTCTATCCTCCCCGTCCCATACTATTTTCATTCTCTCATATTTATGTGATCACGAttaaaccacgttaatattttatattgattttttttatagaaataataagacaaaaagtagtgggaatataaaatattgacgtgacttaacagTAACCACATAAATAAGAGGGGATGAAAAATGTATAGGATG
Proteins encoded in this region:
- the LOC126593834 gene encoding uncharacterized protein LOC126593834: MESMNRGGSFSFSCSESDLNFSSLSHFTNDDDEDDESYIEIELDHHHDHPKPSSQEDDEEEDEDLGRGGLDRADYLRISFSSSLLPELSATNLPPNHDSEAADHPVNQIPSSPTVSYSCPLSSSSMEGSCRNPIGLDEPSRLRRSTSAKGRLPRVNRLVNTLLFGLRSSSESPTPADDADLARSRKASNIKTSINGGLMKFLFKFRAMNLGALVASFVKPRQVACDDDDPHQSQNINCRCKNKKSKESSSSTLQWLVPKKQGKSSRTKNSSEAVGGGDKSRVLLETNLSAVRGVLETIGTSMSTGIGRKERRTRSCQSSIKSSPIHQGFTSDDHSNKVYLYTRETSIQAAISHCKTSFEQTSIS